The Streptomyces uncialis genomic interval GGAGGAGCGGGGGCTCGCGGTGCGGGACGGGCTGGCGCTGGTGCTCACCCCGCGGGGGCGGGAGGTGGGGGAGTCGCTGGCCGCGGCTCGGGAGGCGTCGTTGGCGGAGATGCTGGGGGACTGGTGGGGGCCTGGGCGGCCGACGGATCTCACCTTGCTGGTGAAGGAGCTGAGCGGGGAGCTGTGCGGGTCCGACGCGGAACGGCCCCGGGGCCCCGAGGAGCCCTGACCCGGGGTCCCCCCTCACCGGGTCGCCCCCGTGCCCCTTCCCCGTACCCCGGTTCCGGGCGAACTTGTCCCCGTACGGGTCGCCTTCGCTCGCGCTCCTGGGTTCTCCCGGCTGGACGCACTTGTTCCTGTGCCGTCGTTCGGTGGGTGCGCAGTTCCCCGCGCCCCTGGGGTTCTGCCCCTTCGGGCTTGTTCGTCGGGTGCGGGGCCGTCCTCGTTTTTGCGCAGTTCCCCGCGCCCCTGGGGTTGCGCCTCTTGCGGTTCCCGTTCGGGTGCGGGTGGTTCTTGGTTGCTCGCGCAGTTCCTCGCGCCCCTGGGGTTCCATACCTGGACGTACTTGTTCCTGTGCGGGTTGGACGGGGGTGCGCAGTTCCCCGCGCCCCTGGGTGGTGCCCCTTCGGGCTTGTTCGTCCGGTGCGGGTCTGCTCTCGTCTTTGCGCAGTTCCCCGCGCCCCTTTGGGGGCGCCCACCTGGGGCTGTCGTCAGGGTGCGGGCTGTCAGCGACCGGGGTCGGGGTTCAAACCACCCTCATCCCGCACTCGCTCGGCTACGGGAGGGGGTGGGCGGGAATCTCTGCTCGCAGACTCCGATGCTCTTCAGTAGGACCACTGGACGTGTTACCGAGCGTGTCGGATCGAGGACGGAGAATCCCGACCGGCACCGACCCGAAGAACAAGCAGATGGCGCCCCAAAGGGGCGCGGGGAACTGCGCGAAAACGACGAGCGACGGCACAGCAACGAAGTGCGTCCAGCACAAGAAACCCAGGGGCGCGGGGAACTGCGCACCCCACGAGCGACGGCACGGGACAAGTGCGTCCACCCGGACAGACCTCACAAGCGCAAGCGAAGGCGACCCGCGGGGAACCGCGAAACCACCGAGCGACGACAAGGGAAACAAGTACGCCCAGCACAGGGAACCTCGGAAGCGCAAGCGAAGGCGGCCTGTAAGGTTGGGGAGTCGTATCGCGCCCGTACGGGGGGAAGCCGGTGTAAATCCGGCGCTGACCCGCAACCGTGAGCCGCCCGCAAGGGCCCAGCCGGAATGCCCCGCACGGATCGTGACCGGCTCAAGCCACCGGGAACCGGTGACACGCACCGTCGAGGCAAACGGAGCCGAGCCGCCCAGGTGCCCACACCCCGCGCACCCGCGCGCCCGGCTCCCCGCAAGGGAGAGGCACCCGCCGATCATGAACGTCCGCCGCACAGTCACGGCCATCGCCGCCACCGCGGTGATCGCCGCGGCCGCAGCCCCGACGGCCACCGCCGCCCCGGTCACCACTCCCGCGACCCCCGAAGCCCCCGCGGCCCCCGACGCACCCGGTCTGCACGGCAGCACCGACCCCACCTACGACGGGGTGTGGCGTCAGTCGCTCACCCTCCTCGCCCAGGACACCACCGGGGTGCGCCCCGCCGCGCAGGCGGTCGACTGGCTCACCGCCCAGCAGTGCGCCGACGGCGCCTTCGCCGCGTTCCGCGCGGACCCGGCCGCGAAGTGCGGCGCCAAGACGCCCGTCGACAGCAACAGCACGGCCGCCGCCGTGCAGGCCCTCGCCGCGCTCGGCGGCGAGGACACCGCCGTACGCGACGCCGTCCGCTGGCTGAAGTCCGCGCAGAACCCGGACGGCGGCTGGGGCTACCTCCCCGGCGGCCCCAGCGACACCAACTCCACGTCCCTCGTCGCGGGCGCGCTCACCGCCGCCGGTACCGCGCCGGACGGCGTCCGCTCCAAGAAGGGCAAGAACGCGCACGACGCGCTGCTGAAGCTCACCGTGCCGTGCGACGCGGACGGCGGCGGCGCCTTCGCGTACCAGCCGGACAAGAAGGGCGTCCTGGCCGCCAACGCGGACGCCACCGCCGCCGGTGTCCTCGGCGGACTCGACCGCACCCTCGCCACGAAGGCCGCGCCCGCCGCCGACCCGGCCGCCCCGGCCACCTGCGCCGAGCCCCGTACCGCCGCGGACGCCGCCCGCAACGGCGCCGCCCATCTCGTCACCGCGCTCTCCGCCAAGGGCTATCTCGTCAGCAGTCTCGCCGGGGCGAAGGACCAGCCCGACCACGGCAACACCGCGGACGCGGTCGTCGCCCTGGCCGCCGCCGGACTCACCGACCGCGCGGACCGCACGGTCACCTGGCTGAAGCGCGACGGCGCGGCCTGGGCCGCCAAGAGCGGTCCCGCCGCCTGGTCCCAGCTCGTCCTCGCCGCCCACGCCACCGGCGCCGACCCCCGCGACTTCGGCGGCACGGACCTGGTCCAGCGCCTCAACGCCACCGGCCCGGCCCCCGAATCCGTCCCCGACGCCAAGGACACGGCGGCCGAGGACGGCAAGGACAACGCCAAGGACAGCAAGGACGACGACGGGGGCCCCGCCGTCATCTGGATCATCGGAATCGGACTGGTCGTCGGCATCGGGATCGGCATCCTGCTGAGCGGCCGCCGCAAGAAGCGGCAGAAGTGACCCCGCCGCCCCGGCCCACCGGAGAGCCGACCCGACGGCCCCTCGGAAAGCCCACGGGTCAGGCCACGGGACAGCCCGCCGACCGGCCCCGGCAGGCCCGCCGCAGCCACCGCCGGGCCCGGACCCCCCTCGCCGCCCTGCTGCTCGCCCTCCTCGCCGCCGTCACCGCCGTGACGACGGCCGCCGCACCCGCACAGGCCGCCGGATACCGGTACTGGTCCTTCTGGGACCTCACCGACGGCACCTGGACGTACGCGAACCAGGGGCCGTCGATCGCGCGGCCCGGGGACGGCGACGTCCAGGGGTTCCGGTTCGCGGTCAGCGAGAACTCGCAGGACGCGGCCAAACCGCGCGGACCGCACGACTTCGGCGCGATCTGCGGCGCCACCGACGCCCGCGACGGGAGCAAGCGCGTCGCGCTCGTCGTCGACTTCGGGACCCGTGCCGACGCCACCGGCGGGGAGAACCCGCCCGCGCCCCGTACCGCCTGCGCCCGGGTCGCCGAGGACGCGACCAGCGCCGAGGCGCTCGCCTCGGTCGCCGAGCCGCTGCGGTACGACAGCAACGCCCTGCTCTGCGCGATCGACGGCTACCCCCGCACCGGCTGCGGCGAACAGGTCTCCGGCGACACCCCCGGGGACACCCCCGGGGACAGCCCCGGGGACACCCCCGGGACCTCCGGTGACACCGGCACGGCCTCCGGCGACGCCGCCGACGCGGACAGCGGTGGCCCGTCCGCCGGGGTGTACGCCGGGATCGCCGCCGTCGTCCTGCTCGCCGCCGCCGCGCTGTGGCAGTCCCGCCGACGGCGCTGACCGGAGCCCGACCGTGCCCGTGACCCCGCCCCCGAAGCCCGCCGCCGAGCGCACCCCCGCCCGGCGCGCGGCGCGGCCCGCGCGCGGGCCGCGCCGCCCGTACGCGCCCGCCGCGACCCGGGCGAACGCGCTGCACCCCGGCGCCTGGTGGGTCTGGGCGCTCGGGCTCGGGGTCGCCGCGTCCCGCACCACCAACCCGCTGCTGCTCGGGCTGCTCGTCGCGGTCGCCGGGTACGTCGTCGCGGCGCGCCGCACCGAGGCGCCCTGGGCCCGCTCGTACGGCGCGTTCGTCAAGATCGCGCTCGTCGTCCTCGGGGTGCGGCTGGTCTTCGCGGTGCTGCTGGGCTCCCCGATCCCCGGCAGCCATGTCCTGGTGACCCTCCCGGAGGTCCCGCTGCCCGACTGGGCGCAGGGGGTGCGGATCGGCGGCCGGGTCACCGCCGAGGGACTCGTCTTCGCGCTGTACGACGGGCTGAAGCTCGCCACGCTGCTCATCTGCGTCGGCGCCGCCAACGCGCTGGCCAACCCGTCCCGGCTGCTGAAGTCCCTGCCTGGCGCCCTGTACGAGGCCGGGGTCGCCGTGGTGGTGGCCCTGACGTTCGCCCCCAACCTGATCGCGGACGTCCGGCGGCTGCGCTCCGCCCGCCGGCTGCGGGGCCGTCCCGACCGGGGGCTGCGCGGGCTGCTCCAGGTGGGGCTGCCCGTCCTTGAGGGCGCACTGGAACGCTCGGTCGCGCTCGCCGCCGCGATGGACGCGCGCGGCTACGGCCGTACCGCCGATGTCCCCGCCCCGGTCCGCAGACTGACCGCCGCGCTCACCCTCGGCGGACTGCTCGGGGTGTGCGCCGGGACGTACGGGGTGCTCGGCGCGGCGGGCGCCGGGTACGCGCTGCCGCTGCTGGCCCTGGGGACCGCCGCCGCGCTCGGCGGACTGTGGCTCGGCGGGCGGCGCTCGGTGCGCACCCGCTACCGCCCCGACGCCTGGGGCGCGCGTGCCTGGCTCGTCGCCGGTTCCGGCGTGGTGGTCGCGCTGGCGCTCATCCGGTTCGGGTCGCTGGACCCGGACGCCCTGCGGCCCGGGGTCGTCCCGCTCACCGCCCCGGAACTGCCGCTGTGGCCCGCCCTGGCGATCCTCGCCGGACTTCTCCCCGCGCTGATCGCCCCGGCGCCCGTCCGGCCCGGGGAACCGGCACCGGGGCCAAGGAAGGACACCCGCCCGTGATCCGCTTCGAGAACGTGTCCGTCCGCTACGACGGGCAGGAGCACCCCGCGCTGCGGGACGCCGACTTCGAGGTGCCCGAGGGCGAACTCGTGCTGCTCGTCGGACCGTCCGGGTCCGGCAAGTCCACCCTGCTCGGGGCGGTCAGCGGACTCGTCCCGCACTTCACCGGCGGCACCCTGCGCGGCCGGGTCACCGTCGCGGGCCGCGACACCCGTACCCATAAGCCGCGGGAGCTCGCCGATGTCGTCGGCACCGTCGGACAGGACCCGCTGGCCCACTTCGTCACCGACACGGTCGAGGACGAACTCGCCTACGGCATGGAGTCCATGGGCACCGCCCCGGACGTGATGCGCCGCCGGGTCGAGGAGACCCTGGACCTGCTCGGGCTCACCGAACTGCGCGACCGCCCGATCGCCACCCTCTCCGGCGGCCAGCGCCAGCGCGTCGCGATCGGCTCCGTCCTCACCCCGCACCCCCGGGTCCTGGTCCTGGACGAGCCGACCTCCGCCCTCGACCCGGCCGCCGCCGAGGAGGTGCTGGCCGTCCTCCAGCGGCTGGTCCACGACCTCGGGACGACCGTCCTGATGGCCGAGCACCGGCTCGAACGGGTCGTCCAGTACGCCGACCAGGTGCTGCTGCTGCCCGGCCCCGGCGAACGCCCGCGGCTCGGGGAACCCGGACGGATCATGGCCGACTCGCCCGTCCGGCCGCCCGTGGTGGAACTGGGACGGCTCGCGGGCTGGTCACCGCTGCCGCTGAGCGTCCGGGACGCCCGGCGCAAGGCCGGCCCCCTGCGCGAACGCCTCGCGGACGCCCCCCGGCCCGCCGCGCCCGCGCCCTCGGACCCGGACACCCCGCCGGTCGCCCGGCTCAGCGGGGCCGGGGTCCGCCGGGGCCACATCGAGGCGCTGCGCCGGATCACCCTCACCCTCGGACCGGGGGAGACCGTCGCGCTCATGGGCCGCAACGGCGCCGGGAAGTCGACCCTGCTGTCGGCCCTCGTCGGACTGGTCCGCCCCAGCGAGGGCACCGTCCGGGTCGGGGACGCCGTACCGCACCGCGCCAAGCCGCGTGATCTGATCCGCCGCGTCGGACTCGTCCCCCAGGAACCCCGCGACCTGCTCCACGCCGACACCGTCGCCGCCGAGTGCGCCGCCGCCGACCGGGACGCCGGTGCCGCGCCCGGCACCTGCCGCGCCCTGGTGAGCGACCTGCTCCCCGGGATCGCCGACGGCACCCACCCCCGTGACCTCTCCGAGGGACAGCGGCTGGTCCTCGCGCTCGCCGTCGTCCTCGCCGCCCGGCCCCCGCTGCTGCTGCTCGACGAACCGACCCGGGGCCTCGACTACGCCGCCAAGGCCCGGCTGCTCACCGTCCTGCGGGCGCTCGCCGCCGACGGCCACACCATCGTGCTGGCCACCCATGACGTGGAACTCGCCGCCGAACTGGCCCACCGGGTGCTGATCCTCGCCGACGGCGAGAGCGTCGCGGACGGCCCGGCCGCCGAGGTCGTCGTCGCGTCCCCGTCCTTCGCCCCGCAGGTCGCCAAGGTGCTCGGCACCGGACCGTGGCTGACCGTCGCCCAGGTCCGCGAGGCCCTGCGATGACGGCCCGCCCGCCGCGCCACGACCGGGCGGTCCGCGCGGTACGGCTCGGACCGCGCTCCGCCGCCGCCCTCGCGCTCGTCGGCGCGGTCGGTGTCGCCGGGTTCGGCTGGCCGTTCCTCGCGGACCCCGCCTCCTCCGTGAACGCGCACTCCCAGGACGCCCCCTGGCTCTTCGCCGCGCTCCTCGTGCTGCTCATCGGGGTGGTCGCGGCGACGATCTCCGAGTCCGGGCTCGGCGCCAAGGCCGTCGCGATGCTCGGGGTGCTCGCCGCGACGGGCGCGGCCCTGCGCCCGCTGGGCGCGGGCACCGCCGGGCTGGAGCCCATGTTCTTCCTGATGGTGCTCAGCGGACGGGTCCTCGGACCGGGCTTCGGGTTCGTGCTCGGCGCGCTCACCATGTTCGCCTCGGCGCTGCTCACCGGCGGCGTCGGCCCCTGGCTGCCGTTCCAGATGCTCGCCATGGGCTGGTTCACGCTCGGCGCCGGGCTGCTGCCCGGCCCCGACCGGCTGCGCGGCACGGGCGAACGGCTGCTGCTCGCCGCGTACGGGTTCGTGGCGGCGTTCGCGTACGGCACGGTCATGAACCTCGCGGGCTGGCCGTTCATGGGCGAGCTGACGTCGAGCGTGGCGTTCCGGCCGGGTGAGCCGGTCGGGGAGAACCTGGTCCGGTTCCTCGCCTACTGCGTCGCGACCTCCCTGGGCTGGGACCTCGGCCGGGCGGTGCTGACCGTCGTACTGACCCTGGCCCTCGGCGGGACCGTGCTGCGGGCGCTGCGGCGCGCGACCCGCCGGGCCGCCTTCGAGGCGCCGGTGGCCTTCGAGGAGCCGGTGACCGCCGGGGAGCCCGGGGCCGCCGGTGCCCCGCCCGGCGCGGAGGTACGGGCGGCGGCCGACGGGGTGCCCGGCGGGA includes:
- a CDS encoding prenyltransferase/squalene oxidase repeat-containing protein, whose amino-acid sequence is MNVRRTVTAIAATAVIAAAAAPTATAAPVTTPATPEAPAAPDAPGLHGSTDPTYDGVWRQSLTLLAQDTTGVRPAAQAVDWLTAQQCADGAFAAFRADPAAKCGAKTPVDSNSTAAAVQALAALGGEDTAVRDAVRWLKSAQNPDGGWGYLPGGPSDTNSTSLVAGALTAAGTAPDGVRSKKGKNAHDALLKLTVPCDADGGGAFAYQPDKKGVLAANADATAAGVLGGLDRTLATKAAPAADPAAPATCAEPRTAADAARNGAAHLVTALSAKGYLVSSLAGAKDQPDHGNTADAVVALAAAGLTDRADRTVTWLKRDGAAWAAKSGPAAWSQLVLAAHATGADPRDFGGTDLVQRLNATGPAPESVPDAKDTAAEDGKDNAKDSKDDDGGPAVIWIIGIGLVVGIGIGILLSGRRKKRQK
- a CDS encoding SCO2322 family protein, translating into MLLALLAAVTAVTTAAAPAQAAGYRYWSFWDLTDGTWTYANQGPSIARPGDGDVQGFRFAVSENSQDAAKPRGPHDFGAICGATDARDGSKRVALVVDFGTRADATGGENPPAPRTACARVAEDATSAEALASVAEPLRYDSNALLCAIDGYPRTGCGEQVSGDTPGDTPGDSPGDTPGTSGDTGTASGDAADADSGGPSAGVYAGIAAVVLLAAAALWQSRRRR
- a CDS encoding CbiQ family ECF transporter T component, whose amino-acid sequence is MPVTPPPKPAAERTPARRAARPARGPRRPYAPAATRANALHPGAWWVWALGLGVAASRTTNPLLLGLLVAVAGYVVAARRTEAPWARSYGAFVKIALVVLGVRLVFAVLLGSPIPGSHVLVTLPEVPLPDWAQGVRIGGRVTAEGLVFALYDGLKLATLLICVGAANALANPSRLLKSLPGALYEAGVAVVVALTFAPNLIADVRRLRSARRLRGRPDRGLRGLLQVGLPVLEGALERSVALAAAMDARGYGRTADVPAPVRRLTAALTLGGLLGVCAGTYGVLGAAGAGYALPLLALGTAAALGGLWLGGRRSVRTRYRPDAWGARAWLVAGSGVVVALALIRFGSLDPDALRPGVVPLTAPELPLWPALAILAGLLPALIAPAPVRPGEPAPGPRKDTRP
- a CDS encoding ABC transporter ATP-binding protein gives rise to the protein MIRFENVSVRYDGQEHPALRDADFEVPEGELVLLVGPSGSGKSTLLGAVSGLVPHFTGGTLRGRVTVAGRDTRTHKPRELADVVGTVGQDPLAHFVTDTVEDELAYGMESMGTAPDVMRRRVEETLDLLGLTELRDRPIATLSGGQRQRVAIGSVLTPHPRVLVLDEPTSALDPAAAEEVLAVLQRLVHDLGTTVLMAEHRLERVVQYADQVLLLPGPGERPRLGEPGRIMADSPVRPPVVELGRLAGWSPLPLSVRDARRKAGPLRERLADAPRPAAPAPSDPDTPPVARLSGAGVRRGHIEALRRITLTLGPGETVALMGRNGAGKSTLLSALVGLVRPSEGTVRVGDAVPHRAKPRDLIRRVGLVPQEPRDLLHADTVAAECAAADRDAGAAPGTCRALVSDLLPGIADGTHPRDLSEGQRLVLALAVVLAARPPLLLLDEPTRGLDYAAKARLLTVLRALAADGHTIVLATHDVELAAELAHRVLILADGESVADGPAAEVVVASPSFAPQVAKVLGTGPWLTVAQVREALR
- a CDS encoding ECF transporter S component, which codes for MTARPPRHDRAVRAVRLGPRSAAALALVGAVGVAGFGWPFLADPASSVNAHSQDAPWLFAALLVLLIGVVAATISESGLGAKAVAMLGVLAATGAALRPLGAGTAGLEPMFFLMVLSGRVLGPGFGFVLGALTMFASALLTGGVGPWLPFQMLAMGWFTLGAGLLPGPDRLRGTGERLLLAAYGFVAAFAYGTVMNLAGWPFMGELTSSVAFRPGEPVGENLVRFLAYCVATSLGWDLGRAVLTVVLTLALGGTVLRALRRATRRAAFEAPVAFEEPVTAGEPGAAGAPPGAEVRAAADGVPGGT